The genomic DNA GCCATGCATTATCCGAATCTACTCAACTCAAGTTGGCTCAACTGTTCGATTTTCTTTGTGGGACCCACCTCACCCTACTGCCTACACGTGATCAAGATGCCAAATTACTTCCCCTTGGCTGCTGTTTTAAACTATTCCATAATATCTACGGTTGGGGACACTACACTTTGAAAAAAAGATACGAGGTTAGGggtcatatattttttttatgggTCAAGTGTCGTCCTCAATAATAATATGTTTTGGCCCCTATAAATAACCACCATCCCCCCTTTCATTTTCTTCATCCAAGCACTAGTATTCACTCATAACATACCATCACCTAACTAACTCTCAACTGATAATGGATCACAAAAAGCAACAGTCCAGTGGTTCTTCTTCGTCTTCTTCGTTTACGGAGAATCTGTTTGGCCCCAAGGATGTATCCTCCGCCTCCTCGTCGGGCCTCTTCAGCTCGGTTTTCGGTCCTTCCTCTACGGTATACATCCTTCTCCCTCTTTCTGGCTCTTTGTTTTTTAACTCATAACCGAATCGCAGAATCTTAGATGGTAGAATTTGTTTGTGTTCAGGGTCTAGGAAGACATCCATCACACTCTACCAACACAGGGTTGTCGAAAAATCAGGAGTTTGGAGGTCCATACGGAAGTGGCAAACCTTCAACACAAGGTTGAATAACTTTTTACAAAATTGTAAACAAAGAAAGTAAATCAATGTGTGGTTAGTTACTAATTAGACCATCTTTTGGCATTAGATTACAAGGCACAAAGAAGCACGGGTCCGGATTACCGAAATGAAACAGCAGAGCCAAGCTATCTCAGTTCATCCATCTATTATGGTGGCC from Helianthus annuus cultivar XRQ/B chromosome 7, HanXRQr2.0-SUNRISE, whole genome shotgun sequence includes the following:
- the LOC110867412 gene encoding uncharacterized protein LOC110867412; translated protein: MDHKKQQSSGSSSSSSFTENLFGPKDVSSASSSGLFSSVFGPSSTGLGRHPSHSTNTGLSKNQEFGGPYGSGKPSTQDYKAQRSTGPDYRNETAEPSYLSSSIYYGGQEVYSPNTQTTRPPHTVKKDGGETDPNGSSASRGNWWQGSLYY